DNA sequence from the Vicinamibacterales bacterium genome:
GGGGGGCGTGCTCGCTGGATCAATTTCGCCATCCCAAGCAGCGCCTCCTCTTCGGCGCCTTCGATGTCCATCTTTATGAAGACCGGATCGGGCAGGTCGATGTCGTCCAACGCGACAATGCGCACGGGATCACCAGCGAAGGCGATGTGCCTAACTGACGGATCGTCATCCTGACTCAGAAACCCGCTACCAGACTGAGCGCCAACTGCCACAGGGTAAATCGTGACGCGGGATTCCAGATGATTCATTGCCACATGCTGAGTGAGATCGGAGGGGTTGGGCTCAAAAGCATAAACATGGCCGGCCTTCGAGAGCCGGGCGAGCGTGTAGTAGCCCGCATGGGCGCCAAGATCGAAGACCACGGAACCCAGAGGAATATGCGGCAGGACCGCAGCCAGAATGGCGCGATCGTAGACGCCTACCCACGCGCGGCGCATCGTCGAGCCAAGTCGCCAGCGACATCCCCTAGCCGGACCGCTCAGGATCGGCAGGGTCAGGGACGACGGAAGCAAACCAAGCGGCCAACGCAGGGCCCGGCCAAGGGGACGATTGCCGGACAGGCAGCGATCCAGGAGATCATCCATCTCGGCGACTCTAGCACGCAGGGCGGCGGGTGCTTCGGCGGGTCGGCAGGCGTTCACAATATCGAGATGAACCGGCTCGAAGGCTCAACCCTTGCCGCCGTGGCCCTTCGAAACAGTTGATGCCCAAGGTCACCATCGCCATTCCGACGTACGATCGCCCTGCCTTGCTCAAACAGGCAATCCAGAGCGTTCTTCTTCAGACCTATCAGGATTACGAAGTCATTGTTAGCGACGACGGTTCGAACTCGGAGACCGTCGAGGTCGCCCGAAGCACAGGCGACCCCCGCGTTAAGTATCGGCGTACAGCCGGAAAACTCGGCGTGCCCAGGCATTTCAACGAATGCGTCAGGATCGCCCAGGGCGAACTCTTCGCCTTGCTACCAGACGACGACCTTTATGCTCCGCAGTACCTTCAACGGATGGTTGCGGCTCTCGAATTGAACCCCACGACAGGTTTTGCCCAAGCTGGATTCTACGCTGTGGACCAGGACCTCCGCTGCATCCAGGAGATGCTCTCCTCAAATTCAGGCTTCACGGCAGCCGGCGAAGATGCGTTGGTCTGGCAACTCAAGACATTGACTTGTAATCCTGTTGCGCTGGTCTACCGCCGCAGCGCGATGCTGGCCGTCGGGCTATGGCGCGAAGACGAGGGTTATTTCGACGACTGGGCGTTCGCGGTTCGTGTCGCGTACCGCCACGGCTTTATCTTTGTCCCCGAACTCCTGGCGTGCGTCCGGAGGCACGACGGCAACCTATCCGCCGACATGCAAAAGCCCGGCGTTGATCACGTCGTTCGCATCGTAAACCAGCAGGCGGATGTATTCCGTGAGGCTGGGGCCGTGACAGATCGACTCCTCGAAGTGCGCGCGCGTCTCTCGCGCGAGTGCAGCCACCGGTCGATCATTGCGGCTCTGCGGTGCGGCATAGCCGGCGATTGGGAGTCGGCTCACCGAGCGATCCAACTGGCCAGAGCGCTCAATCCGCTGGCGGGGCTTGATCCAGGGGTAATCGCATTCGGGCTCAGGAATCTCCGGGCCAGAAAGCAGGAGTCGGCCCTGCGGCTCGCCGCTCGTTCGAAACGTCCTGTCCTGGCATTGTGAGTACCGCCAGTGGAAGCCGGTGG
Encoded proteins:
- a CDS encoding glycosyltransferase family 2 protein, with amino-acid sequence MPKVTIAIPTYDRPALLKQAIQSVLLQTYQDYEVIVSDDGSNSETVEVARSTGDPRVKYRRTAGKLGVPRHFNECVRIAQGELFALLPDDDLYAPQYLQRMVAALELNPTTGFAQAGFYAVDQDLRCIQEMLSSNSGFTAAGEDALVWQLKTLTCNPVALVYRRSAMLAVGLWREDEGYFDDWAFAVRVAYRHGFIFVPELLACVRRHDGNLSADMQKPGVDHVVRIVNQQADVFREAGAVTDRLLEVRARLSRECSHRSIIAALRCGIAGDWESAHRAIQLARALNPLAGLDPGVIAFGLRNLRARKQESALRLAARSKRPVLAL
- a CDS encoding FkbM family methyltransferase, producing the protein MDDLLDRCLSGNRPLGRALRWPLGLLPSSLTLPILSGPARGCRWRLGSTMRRAWVGVYDRAILAAVLPHIPLGSVVFDLGAHAGYYTLARLSKAGHVYAFEPNPSDLTQHVAMNHLESRVTIYPVAVGAQSGSGFLSQDDDPSVRHIAFAGDPVRIVALDDIDLPDPVFIKMDIEGAEEEALLGMAKLIQRARPPADRLPRRRRQTAYSRVAFRAAVRDEIGQTARHTARTSH